In one window of Gemmatimonadota bacterium DNA:
- a CDS encoding purine-nucleoside phosphorylase, producing the protein MTATDLYDRIQQAAAVVRGRCSFAPDVGIILGTGLGGLVKEIAAEAIIPYEEIPGFPLSTVESHAGRLILGTLRGRRVVAMQGRFHRYEGYSLQEVTFPVRVMKALGARALVVTNVSGGMHPLWAPGDLVLLADHINLLGDNPLIGRNDDRLGPRFPDMSDPYDSGLRALVRQLALAQGVTLREGVYVSVPGPNLETRAEYRMLRAMGADIVGMSTVPEVIVAVHQGMKVAGLSIVTDQCLPDALVPADIEHIIAIANGAEPKLTRLVAELVQQIPA; encoded by the coding sequence ATGACAGCCACCGACCTTTACGATCGCATCCAGCAGGCGGCCGCCGTGGTGCGCGGCCGCTGCTCGTTCGCCCCCGACGTCGGCATCATCCTCGGCACCGGGCTGGGCGGCCTGGTCAAGGAGATCGCCGCCGAGGCGATCATCCCCTACGAGGAGATCCCCGGGTTCCCGCTCTCCACCGTGGAGAGCCACGCCGGCAGGCTCATCCTCGGCACCCTGCGCGGGCGCCGGGTGGTGGCCATGCAGGGCCGCTTCCATCGCTACGAGGGGTATTCGCTCCAGGAGGTCACCTTCCCGGTGCGGGTGATGAAGGCCCTCGGCGCCAGGGCCCTGGTGGTCACCAACGTGAGCGGCGGGATGCACCCGCTGTGGGCCCCGGGCGACCTGGTGCTCCTCGCCGACCACATCAACCTGCTGGGGGATAACCCCCTCATCGGGCGGAACGACGACCGGCTCGGTCCCCGCTTCCCCGACATGTCGGACCCCTATGACAGCGGGCTGCGCGCGCTCGTGCGGCAGCTGGCGCTGGCCCAGGGTGTCACCCTGCGCGAGGGGGTCTACGTCTCGGTGCCCGGGCCCAACCTCGAGACCCGGGCCGAGTACCGGATGCTCCGCGCCATGGGCGCCGACATCGTGGGCATGTCCACGGTGCCCGAGGTGATCGTGGCGGTGCACCAGGGGATGAAGGTGGCGGGGCTCTCGATCGTCACCGACCAGTGCCTCCCCGACGCCCTGGTGCCGGCCGACATCGAGCACATCATCGCGATCGCCAACGGGGCCGAGCCCAAGCTCACCCGGCTGGTCGCGGAACTGGTCCAGCAGATTCCCGCATGA
- a CDS encoding DivIVA domain-containing protein gives MSDDAFHLTPSDVRAQEFQRTFRGYDPAQVDEFRNRVAEELERLVRERAKLDERLTGFQEQLRAFRERERAMNEALLAAQQLRVAAQEQAEKESESIIREARADALRLVGTAQEEERQVRERHEMLQRQFAAYLANFRALLERQLGEIEGLQTHAQLTHQVQTELLLKRHA, from the coding sequence ATGAGCGACGATGCGTTCCACCTGACGCCCAGCGACGTGCGGGCGCAGGAGTTCCAGCGGACCTTCCGCGGGTACGACCCGGCGCAGGTGGACGAGTTCCGCAACCGGGTGGCGGAGGAGCTCGAGCGCCTGGTGCGCGAGCGGGCCAAGCTCGACGAGCGGCTCACCGGGTTCCAGGAGCAGCTGCGCGCGTTCCGGGAGCGGGAGCGGGCCATGAACGAGGCGCTGCTCGCGGCACAGCAGCTCCGGGTGGCCGCGCAGGAACAGGCCGAGAAGGAATCGGAGAGCATCATCCGCGAGGCCCGGGCCGACGCGCTGCGGCTGGTGGGCACCGCCCAGGAAGAGGAGCGGCAGGTGCGCGAGCGGCACGAGATGCTGCAGCGCCAGTTCGCCGCCTACCTGGCCAACTTCCGCGCCCTGCTCGAACGGCAGCTGGGCGAGATCGAAGGGCTGCAGACCCACGCGCAGCTCACCCACCAGGTCCAGACGGAGCTCCTGCTCAAGCGACACGCATGA
- a CDS encoding YggS family pyridoxal phosphate-dependent enzyme — MSYPGIGSRVAEVRARIAEHQARAGWRHPVLIVAVTKTHPAAAVRAAAEAGLTAVGENRVQEALAKQGELPDVAVEWHLIGSLQRNKARHAVNRFALLHSVDSLELARELDRRAAPRSVQPVLLQVNCSAEPQKGGVEPDGLPALLDEVAALPRLRLAGLMTMAELTDDAGRQRAAFRRLRELRDAGERQGHRLPELSMGMSGDYLVAVEEGATMVRLGTLLFGERGT, encoded by the coding sequence ATGTCGTATCCGGGGATCGGGTCGCGGGTGGCCGAGGTGCGGGCCCGGATTGCCGAGCACCAGGCCCGCGCGGGCTGGCGCCATCCGGTGCTGATCGTGGCGGTCACCAAGACGCATCCCGCCGCGGCGGTGCGTGCCGCCGCGGAGGCGGGGCTCACGGCGGTGGGCGAGAACCGGGTGCAGGAGGCGCTGGCCAAGCAGGGGGAACTCCCCGACGTTGCGGTCGAGTGGCACCTGATCGGCTCCCTGCAGCGGAACAAGGCGCGCCACGCGGTCAACCGCTTTGCGCTGCTCCACTCGGTGGACAGCCTGGAGCTGGCCCGGGAGCTGGACCGGCGCGCCGCGCCACGGTCGGTGCAACCGGTGCTGCTGCAGGTCAACTGTTCCGCCGAACCGCAGAAGGGCGGGGTGGAGCCGGATGGGCTGCCGGCCCTGCTCGACGAGGTGGCCGCGCTGCCGCGGCTGCGGCTGGCGGGACTGATGACCATGGCCGAGCTCACGGACGATGCCGGGCGCCAGCGGGCGGCCTTCCGGCGCCTGCGTGAGTTGCGCGACGCCGGGGAACGGCAGGGGCACCGGCTGCCGGAACTGTCGATGGGCATGTCAGGGGATTACCTCGTGGCGGTGGAAGAGGGAGCCACGATGGTTCGGCTGGGGACCCTCCTCTTCGGAGAGCGCGGCACATGA
- a CDS encoding DUF2723 domain-containing protein, translated as MTRRPPYLLAVLATLLVLTGYILTLAPTVTFWDAGEFIAAAKNLGIPHPPGTPLFVMIGHVWGALVPLADYAQRLNLLSATLSAMGAGFFFLVAHEVLTRATPDLEGGAATLVRVGGGLAAALVAAFSFTTWQNSNETEVYAAATFTIAAIAWLCLTWRALRGTPRAPHLLLLILYLAGLSIGNHLLALLVGPAVVAFLAATLSADPATDPARRAAEWAETAVVAGTWALLIGSGLGSATLMTLGGISYLAAFGLALRARHVTFAVVAVLIAAIGVTSYLFLYIRAGQHPVINEAQPDNWESLLAVIRREQYPIRTPLDDPTVPHGPGNPGRSGQIIMLQLLNYFQYFDWQWANGIGKAIGFGSGQLPLRSLVTLLFAGLGMHGLITHRRADRGSWWLLFGLWLITGLGLVVYMNFKPGFSIGYNLYPESSDHEVRDRDYFFVVSFAVWGVWSGLGLANLVRRAMTRWRLGVAVAAVPLALGALIPFAGNFTAASRRHGPDATLAADFAYNLLNSVPPYGILFTYGDNDTFPLWWAQEVKGIRRDVLVVCLALSETDWYKRQLREFPVRPFDEAAAPKLWQGQNPVAPTGQAHSMTDAQIAQAQGVLLSQDVPVNVGAIRHVLPKGTPVYSRDFVVLRILQENAGKRPIAWSMTTGAEYLGLDQYLLQQGLVMQLQPSPPDTTQPGIDNHRILGLPLDMPTTERLAWETYRYARLLEAPRGRLEPTAAGVANNLSLPFAQLAYGYESRGDGSKAMENLTRAGKLSSNPNLQRALQALLLPSAGDSAP; from the coding sequence ATGACCCGTCGCCCTCCGTACCTCCTCGCCGTGCTGGCCACCCTCCTGGTGCTGACCGGGTACATCCTCACGCTCGCGCCGACGGTCACCTTCTGGGACGCCGGTGAGTTCATCGCCGCCGCGAAAAACCTCGGCATCCCGCATCCGCCGGGGACGCCGCTGTTCGTCATGATCGGGCACGTGTGGGGAGCGCTGGTGCCGCTGGCCGACTACGCCCAGCGCCTCAACCTGCTCTCGGCCACGCTGAGCGCGATGGGGGCGGGGTTCTTCTTCCTGGTGGCTCACGAGGTGCTCACCCGTGCCACCCCCGACCTCGAGGGAGGCGCCGCCACCCTGGTGCGGGTGGGCGGTGGGCTGGCCGCGGCGCTGGTGGCGGCGTTCAGCTTCACCACCTGGCAGAACTCGAACGAGACCGAGGTCTACGCCGCGGCCACCTTTACCATCGCGGCCATCGCGTGGCTCTGCCTGACCTGGCGGGCCCTGCGCGGCACGCCGCGGGCGCCGCACCTCCTCCTGCTCATCCTCTACCTGGCCGGCCTCTCCATCGGCAACCACCTGCTGGCGCTGCTGGTCGGGCCGGCGGTGGTCGCCTTCCTGGCCGCCACCCTGAGCGCCGATCCCGCCACCGACCCCGCGCGGCGCGCCGCCGAGTGGGCCGAGACCGCGGTGGTCGCGGGCACCTGGGCGCTGCTGATCGGCAGCGGCCTGGGGAGCGCCACCCTGATGACGCTGGGCGGCATCTCGTACCTGGCCGCCTTCGGACTGGCCCTGCGGGCGCGGCACGTGACGTTCGCGGTCGTGGCGGTGCTGATCGCCGCCATCGGGGTGACCAGCTACCTCTTCCTCTACATCCGGGCCGGGCAGCATCCGGTCATCAACGAGGCGCAGCCGGACAACTGGGAGTCCCTGCTCGCGGTCATCCGGCGGGAGCAGTACCCGATCCGCACGCCGCTCGACGATCCCACGGTGCCGCACGGCCCGGGGAACCCGGGGCGCAGCGGCCAGATCATCATGCTCCAGCTGCTCAACTACTTCCAGTACTTCGACTGGCAGTGGGCCAACGGCATCGGCAAGGCCATCGGATTCGGGAGCGGGCAGCTGCCGCTGCGCTCGCTCGTGACCCTGCTCTTCGCCGGCCTCGGCATGCACGGCCTGATCACCCACCGCCGGGCCGACCGCGGCAGCTGGTGGCTGCTCTTCGGGCTGTGGCTGATCACCGGTCTCGGGCTGGTGGTGTACATGAACTTCAAGCCGGGCTTCAGCATCGGGTACAACCTCTACCCCGAGTCGAGCGACCATGAAGTCCGCGACCGGGACTACTTCTTCGTGGTCAGCTTCGCGGTCTGGGGGGTCTGGTCGGGGCTGGGGCTGGCAAACCTGGTGCGCCGGGCGATGACGCGGTGGCGCCTGGGCGTGGCCGTCGCCGCGGTGCCGCTGGCCCTGGGCGCGCTGATCCCCTTCGCCGGGAACTTCACCGCCGCCAGCCGGCGGCACGGCCCGGATGCCACGCTCGCGGCGGACTTCGCCTACAACCTGCTCAACTCGGTGCCGCCCTACGGGATCCTGTTCACGTACGGCGACAACGACACCTTCCCCCTCTGGTGGGCCCAGGAGGTGAAGGGCATCCGCCGCGACGTCCTGGTGGTCTGCCTGGCCCTCTCGGAGACCGACTGGTACAAGCGGCAGCTGCGGGAGTTCCCGGTGCGGCCCTTCGACGAGGCCGCCGCGCCGAAGCTCTGGCAGGGGCAGAATCCCGTCGCTCCCACGGGCCAGGCGCACTCGATGACCGATGCGCAGATCGCGCAGGCGCAGGGCGTCCTGCTCTCGCAGGACGTGCCGGTGAACGTCGGGGCCATCCGCCATGTGCTGCCCAAGGGGACCCCGGTCTACAGCCGGGACTTCGTGGTGCTGCGCATCCTGCAGGAGAACGCCGGCAAGCGGCCGATCGCCTGGTCCATGACCACCGGCGCCGAGTACCTCGGCCTGGACCAGTATCTGCTGCAGCAGGGGCTCGTCATGCAGCTGCAGCCGAGCCCGCCGGACACGACGCAGCCGGGCATCGACAACCACCGGATCCTCGGGCTTCCCCTCGACATGCCCACCACCGAGCGGCTGGCGTGGGAGACCTATCGCTACGCCCGGCTCCTCGAGGCCCCCCGGGGGCGGCTGGAGCCGACGGCCGCCGGCGTCGCCAACAACCTCTCGCTGCCGTTCGCGCAGCTGGCGTACGGCTACGAGAGCCGCGGGGATGGCTCCAAGGCGATGGAGAACCTGACCCGGGCCGGGAAGCTCTCCTCCAACCCCAACCTGCAGCGGGCGCTCCAGGCGCTGCTGCTGCCGAGCGCGGGGGACAGCGCCCCATAG
- the folP gene encoding dihydropteroate synthase — protein MPAAAIELSGLDDPTLLALVQHAATLGLEVLTGADWAVVAGSESRLGALARPWVVPPPLAEVATAVGLRLRPDLPEVWVTARGGVALDRPVIVGILNLTPDSFSDGGRFLSPDAALAQADQLLADGAGILDLGGESTRPGSEPVPEAVELGRVLPVLEALARRHPAVPLSVDTVKAPVARAAVEAGAAIINDVSAFRLDPAMAATVAATGAGAILMHSRGTVSTMARLDHAEYAPDVVTGVRTELAASLEQAVAAGIAPDHLVLDPGFGFAKTAEQNLALLDGLDALRGLGRALLVGPSRKRFLGSVTGREVADRDVATAAACVLAWERGARLFRVHNVAAARDALAVAQAVRGAW, from the coding sequence ATGCCCGCCGCGGCGATCGAGCTTTCCGGGCTCGACGATCCCACCCTCCTCGCCCTGGTACAGCACGCCGCCACGCTCGGGCTGGAGGTCCTGACCGGCGCGGACTGGGCCGTCGTGGCCGGGAGCGAGTCGCGGCTTGGCGCGCTGGCCCGCCCCTGGGTGGTGCCGCCGCCGCTGGCCGAGGTGGCCACCGCGGTGGGCCTCCGCCTCCGGCCCGACCTGCCCGAGGTGTGGGTCACCGCCCGGGGCGGGGTGGCCCTCGACCGGCCGGTCATCGTCGGCATCCTCAACCTTACACCGGATTCCTTCAGCGATGGCGGGCGGTTCCTGTCCCCCGACGCGGCGCTCGCGCAGGCCGACCAGCTGCTCGCCGATGGCGCCGGGATCCTGGATCTCGGCGGCGAGTCGACCCGTCCGGGGAGCGAGCCGGTTCCCGAGGCCGTGGAACTCGGGCGGGTGCTGCCGGTGCTCGAGGCCCTGGCTCGCCGGCATCCCGCGGTGCCGCTCTCGGTGGACACCGTCAAGGCCCCCGTGGCACGCGCGGCGGTCGAGGCCGGCGCCGCGATCATCAACGACGTGTCGGCCTTCCGGCTCGATCCCGCGATGGCCGCGACCGTCGCCGCCACCGGCGCTGGGGCCATCCTGATGCACAGCCGCGGCACGGTGAGCACGATGGCCCGGCTCGATCACGCGGAGTACGCGCCGGATGTCGTCACCGGGGTCCGGACCGAGCTTGCGGCGTCGCTGGAGCAGGCGGTGGCCGCCGGGATCGCCCCCGACCACCTGGTCCTCGATCCCGGGTTCGGCTTTGCCAAGACGGCGGAGCAGAACCTGGCGCTGCTCGACGGGCTCGACGCCCTCCGTGGCCTCGGGCGGGCGCTGCTGGTCGGCCCCTCCCGCAAGCGCTTCCTGGGCAGCGTCACCGGCCGCGAGGTCGCCGACCGGGACGTCGCCACCGCCGCCGCCTGCGTGCTGGCCTGGGAGCGGGGGGCGCGGTTGTTCCGGGTCCACAACGTGGCCGCCGCGCGGGATGCGCTGGCCGTCGCGCAGGCCGTGCGCGGGGCGTGGTAG
- the ftsH gene encoding ATP-dependent zinc metalloprotease FtsH, with protein sequence MAERLPPGPPRADWRSLSKNLALWLLVALVAMALFQLMNSQKTSMQEFTYTNFKQQLAAGNVKNVTVYDGKQLEGDFVNPVPQDGRPAKSFVVLLPIKDSEQILGELERANVQVSAKEPKIGVANFLLAALPWIVIIGLWVFLLRQLQAGGSKAFSFGKSKAKLLAGDTPKLTFADVAGADEAKVELQEIIEFLKDPGKFTRLGGRLPKGALLVGPPGTGKTLLAKAVAGEAGRPFFSMSGSDFVEMFVGVGASRVRDLFEQGKAHAPCIIFIDEIDAVGRHRGAGLGGGHDEREQTLNQLLVEMDGFESNDGVILIAATNRPDVLDPALLRPGRFDRQIVVDAPDVRGREGILRVHTRKIPLAADVTLETIAKGTPGMAGADLANLVNEAALLAARRNKALVDMQDFEDAKDKVMLGVERKSLVLSEDERRLTAYHEAGHTVVSLKTPGSDPIHKVTIVPRGRALGLMMSLPDKDRYGQTKEWLLGRLAIAFGGRVAEELIFGPNKVTTGAGSDIEQATAIARRMVTQFGMSEKIGMMAIGDREQEIFLGREFGQRREVSERTAQVVDDEVKHFLDEAHESSRRILLEHRVLLDRIAATLLERETIDREDIDLLAEGKDLPPVASPPPSPPTAVATAPRPEREAQRTPILGVPPAEPMGA encoded by the coding sequence ATGGCTGAACGATTGCCGCCGGGCCCGCCCCGAGCTGATTGGCGGAGCCTGAGCAAGAACCTGGCGCTGTGGCTCCTGGTCGCGCTCGTCGCGATGGCGCTCTTCCAGCTGATGAACAGCCAGAAGACGTCCATGCAGGAGTTCACCTATACGAACTTCAAGCAGCAGCTCGCCGCCGGGAACGTGAAGAACGTCACGGTCTACGACGGCAAGCAGCTGGAGGGCGATTTCGTCAACCCGGTGCCGCAGGACGGGCGGCCGGCCAAGTCGTTCGTGGTGCTGCTGCCGATCAAGGACAGCGAGCAGATCCTGGGCGAGCTGGAGCGGGCCAACGTGCAGGTCTCGGCCAAGGAGCCGAAGATCGGCGTGGCCAACTTCCTGCTCGCGGCGCTGCCGTGGATCGTGATCATCGGGCTGTGGGTGTTCCTGCTGCGCCAGCTGCAGGCGGGCGGGAGCAAGGCGTTCAGCTTCGGGAAGAGCAAGGCCAAGCTGCTGGCCGGCGACACCCCGAAGCTGACCTTCGCCGACGTGGCCGGCGCCGACGAGGCGAAGGTGGAGCTGCAGGAGATCATCGAGTTCCTCAAGGACCCGGGCAAGTTCACCCGGCTCGGCGGGCGGCTGCCCAAGGGCGCCCTGCTGGTCGGGCCCCCGGGCACCGGCAAGACCCTGCTCGCCAAGGCGGTGGCCGGCGAGGCGGGGCGGCCGTTCTTCTCGATGTCCGGCTCCGACTTCGTCGAGATGTTCGTCGGCGTGGGCGCCAGCCGGGTCCGCGACCTCTTCGAGCAGGGCAAGGCGCACGCTCCCTGCATCATCTTCATCGACGAGATCGACGCCGTGGGCCGGCACCGCGGCGCCGGCCTGGGCGGCGGGCACGACGAGCGCGAACAGACCCTCAACCAGCTGCTGGTCGAGATGGACGGGTTCGAGTCGAACGACGGCGTGATCCTCATCGCCGCCACCAACCGGCCCGATGTCCTCGACCCGGCGCTGCTGCGGCCCGGCCGCTTCGACCGCCAGATCGTGGTGGACGCCCCCGACGTGCGCGGTCGCGAGGGGATCCTCCGGGTGCACACCCGGAAGATCCCGCTCGCCGCCGACGTGACGCTCGAGACCATCGCCAAGGGCACCCCGGGCATGGCGGGCGCCGACCTGGCCAACCTGGTGAACGAGGCGGCGCTGCTGGCCGCCCGGCGCAACAAGGCCCTCGTCGACATGCAGGACTTCGAGGACGCCAAGGACAAGGTGATGCTCGGCGTGGAGCGGAAGAGCCTGGTCCTCTCCGAGGACGAGCGCCGCCTGACCGCCTACCACGAGGCGGGCCACACCGTGGTGTCGCTCAAGACGCCGGGGTCGGACCCGATCCACAAGGTCACGATCGTTCCCCGCGGGCGCGCGCTCGGGCTCATGATGTCCCTGCCCGACAAGGACCGCTACGGCCAGACCAAGGAGTGGCTCCTCGGCCGGCTGGCGATTGCCTTCGGGGGCCGGGTCGCGGAGGAGCTCATCTTCGGCCCCAACAAGGTGACCACCGGCGCCGGCAGCGACATCGAGCAGGCCACCGCCATCGCCCGGCGGATGGTGACCCAGTTCGGCATGTCGGAGAAGATCGGCATGATGGCCATCGGCGACCGCGAGCAGGAAATCTTCCTGGGCCGCGAGTTCGGGCAGCGGCGCGAGGTCTCGGAGCGCACCGCCCAGGTGGTCGACGACGAGGTGAAGCACTTCCTCGACGAGGCCCACGAGAGCTCGCGCCGCATCCTGCTGGAGCACCGGGTGCTGCTCGACCGGATCGCCGCCACGCTGCTGGAGCGCGAGACCATCGACCGCGAGGACATCGACCTCCTCGCCGAGGGGAAGGACCTGCCCCCGGTGGCGAGCCCGCCGCCCTCGCCGCCCACCGCCGTGGCCACCGCGCCGCGGCCGGAGCGTGAGGCGCAGCGGACCCCGATCCTCGGGGTGCCGCCCGCCGAACCGATGGGCGCGTGA
- the hpt gene encoding hypoxanthine phosphoribosyltransferase — translation MSTPLHDPRAGSRPLRRVVFDEAAIAARVRALGQEITRAYPEGDLLLVGLLKGSFVFLADLVRNIERPLAVDFLVASSYGTRTVSSGEVRLLYEPASRLADRHILLVEDIIDSGRTLASLMDRLRSRGPRSLAVCALLDKRIAPPLPELRFVGFTAPPAFLVGYGLDHAEDFRHLPYIAEMG, via the coding sequence ATGTCCACCCCGCTCCATGACCCCAGGGCGGGGAGCCGCCCGCTCCGCCGGGTCGTCTTCGACGAGGCCGCCATCGCCGCGCGGGTCCGGGCGCTGGGGCAGGAGATCACCCGGGCCTACCCGGAGGGCGATCTGCTGCTGGTCGGGCTCCTCAAGGGGAGCTTCGTGTTCCTCGCCGACCTGGTCCGGAACATTGAACGTCCCCTGGCGGTGGACTTCCTGGTGGCGAGCTCCTACGGGACCAGGACGGTCTCGAGCGGGGAGGTCCGGCTGCTCTACGAACCGGCCTCCCGGCTGGCGGACAGGCATATCCTGCTGGTTGAGGATATTATTGATAGCGGTCGAACCCTGGCCTCCCTGATGGACCGGTTGCGGTCCCGGGGACCTCGGAGCCTCGCGGTCTGCGCGTTGCTGGACAAGCGCATCGCACCCCCCCTGCCGGAACTTCGGTTCGTGGGGTTCACGGCCCCGCCGGCATTCCTGGTGGGTTACGGCCTGGATCACGCGGAGGATTTCCGGCACCTCCCGTACATCGCGGAAATGGGTTGA
- the tilS gene encoding tRNA lysidine(34) synthetase TilS, translating to MNLEAWFLATLERLRPAPGPVLLAISGGVDSMVLLELMARTRAGHGRALLVAHVDHGIHPESTVPAALVASRARALGLPLVQTRLHLGPECSETAARRARYAWLRAERVRQGARWIVTAHHADDQRETVLMRALRGSGPAGLAGIAPARGGLLRPLLGASRRTLLGYASARGLDWWEDPANANPAHLRSWLRAQLLPPLRDRLPDLDRRLDQTRRHAARQRQAWRAALRHWPGLSVRMERGGASLAVDVLDGLPPSLRLTLVEALLRQLGAPVSPARLRRALPAVLAGPSGAQAPLGARWLLERAFERLAVVPPEGPEPMGLELASPEGEARWGPWHLQWTLDTAPHRQPRDGATAWFIPGELAVRAWRAGDRLAPLGGTGHRLAVRCFQDARISQGDRRRWPLIEGQGRLAWIPGVCRSRELLPEPGAPALRIDVHPAP from the coding sequence ATGAACCTCGAGGCCTGGTTCCTCGCCACGCTGGAGCGCCTCCGCCCGGCGCCCGGTCCGGTCCTGCTGGCCATCTCCGGCGGCGTCGACTCGATGGTGCTGCTCGAGCTCATGGCCCGCACCCGTGCCGGGCACGGACGCGCCCTCCTCGTGGCCCACGTAGATCACGGCATTCATCCGGAGAGCACCGTGCCCGCGGCACTCGTGGCTTCCCGGGCACGGGCGCTGGGCCTGCCACTGGTCCAGACACGGCTCCATCTCGGCCCCGAGTGCAGCGAGACCGCGGCTCGCCGCGCCCGCTACGCCTGGCTCCGGGCGGAGCGGGTCCGTCAAGGCGCCCGGTGGATCGTGACGGCTCACCACGCCGACGACCAGCGGGAAACGGTGCTGATGCGCGCCCTGCGCGGCAGCGGCCCCGCCGGGCTGGCGGGGATCGCGCCCGCGAGGGGAGGCCTCCTCCGCCCCCTCCTGGGCGCCTCCCGGCGTACCCTCCTGGGCTACGCGAGCGCGCGGGGGCTCGACTGGTGGGAGGATCCCGCCAACGCCAACCCCGCGCACCTGCGGTCGTGGCTCCGCGCGCAGCTGCTGCCGCCGCTCCGGGACCGGCTCCCGGACCTCGACCGCCGCCTCGACCAGACCCGGCGGCACGCCGCCCGCCAGCGCCAGGCGTGGCGGGCCGCCCTCCGGCACTGGCCCGGGCTCTCGGTGCGGATGGAGCGGGGCGGGGCCTCCCTGGCCGTCGACGTGCTCGACGGACTCCCCCCGTCGCTTCGCCTCACGCTGGTGGAGGCCTTGCTGCGCCAGCTGGGCGCCCCCGTCTCCCCGGCCCGGTTGCGGCGGGCCCTGCCGGCGGTGCTGGCGGGACCCAGTGGCGCCCAGGCGCCGCTCGGGGCGCGGTGGCTGCTGGAGCGCGCCTTCGAGCGGCTGGCGGTGGTTCCGCCCGAAGGGCCCGAGCCCATGGGCCTGGAGCTGGCGTCGCCCGAGGGGGAGGCGAGGTGGGGGCCCTGGCACCTGCAGTGGACCCTCGACACCGCCCCTCATCGGCAGCCCCGCGACGGAGCGACCGCCTGGTTCATCCCCGGTGAGCTCGCGGTCCGGGCCTGGCGTGCCGGCGACCGGCTGGCGCCGCTGGGCGGCACCGGACACCGGCTGGCGGTGCGCTGCTTCCAGGATGCCCGCATTTCTCAGGGGGACCGGCGGCGCTGGCCGCTGATCGAAGGGCAGGGCAGGCTGGCGTGGATCCCAGGGGTCTGCCGCTCCCGTGAACTGCTGCCCGAGCCCGGCGCTCCGGCGCTCCGGATCGATGTCCACCCCGCTCCATGA